In one window of Zhihengliuella sp. ISTPL4 DNA:
- a CDS encoding DNA-directed RNA polymerase subunit beta: MAAAPNASTSTTTKNGRGASRLSFAKISDTLTVPDLLALQTESFGWLVGNDAWKARVAEAKAAGRTDVNENSGLGEIFEEISPIEDLGETMQLSFTNPYLEPEKYSIEECKERGKTYAAPLYVEAEFMNHLTGEIKTQTVFMGDFPLQTDKGTFIINGSERVVVSQLVRSPGVYFDKTPDKTSDKDIVSARVIPSRGAWLEFEIDKRDQVGVRVDRKRKQSVTVFLKALGMTSEEILAEFAGYTSIEETLAKDTIVTKEDALRDIYRKLRPGEQVAAEAARALLDNFYFNPKRYDLAKVGRYKINHKLGLDTPLTESVLTVQDIVATIKYLVRLHAGTEETFEGIRGGKKTEIRLATDDIDNFGNRRIRAVGELIQNQVRTGLSRMERVVRERMTTQDIEAITPQTLINVRPVVAAIKEFFGTSQLSQFMDQNNPLAGLTNKRRLSALGPGGLSRDRAGVEVRDVHPSHYGRMCPIETPEGPNIGLIGALATFARINSFGFIETPYRKVVDGVVTDQIDYLTASEEVDFNIAQANAPLDAKGRFRESHVLARPKGGSGEVDLFLPEEIGYIDVSPRQMVSVATSLVPFLEHDDAQRALMGANMQRQAVPLLRSDSPLVGTGMEGYTAIDAGDVITAEKAGVVSEVSADRVVVMLDEGGTQEYHLRKFDRSNQGTSYNQKVVVSAGERVEVGEVIADGPATENGELALGKNLLVAFMTWEGYNFEDAIILSQDLVKDDTLSSIHIEEYEVDARDTKLGKEEITRDLPNVSPELLKDLDERGIIRIGAEVRPGDILVGKVTPKGETELSAEERLLRAIFNEKSREVRDTSLKVPHGEQGTIIAVKEFNAEDGDDELGSGVNRRVVVYIAQKRKITEGDKLAGRHGNKGVIAKILPVEDMPFLADGTPVDIVLNPLGIPGRMNFGQVLETHLGWIAKQGWKVEGTPEWAAKLPQQAFEAAPGTKVATPVFDGASEEEISGLLDSTLPTRDGLRLIDSSGKTQLFDGRSGEPFPAPISVGYMYILKLHHLVDDKIHARSTGPYSMITQQPLGGKAQFGGQRFGEMEVWALEAYGAAYALQELLTIKSDDILGRVKVYEAIVKGENIQEPGIPESFKVLMKEMQSLCLNVEVLSADGTLVNLRDTDDEAFRAAEELGINISSRFEAASIDEI, encoded by the coding sequence TTGGCTGCTGCTCCCAACGCATCCACATCCACCACCACCAAGAACGGACGCGGAGCTTCCCGTCTCTCGTTCGCCAAGATCTCCGACACGCTGACGGTCCCCGACCTTCTCGCCCTGCAGACCGAGTCCTTCGGTTGGCTGGTCGGCAACGACGCCTGGAAGGCGCGCGTGGCCGAGGCCAAGGCCGCCGGTCGCACCGACGTGAACGAGAACAGCGGTCTGGGCGAGATCTTCGAGGAGATCTCCCCGATCGAGGACCTCGGCGAGACGATGCAGCTGTCGTTCACGAACCCGTACCTCGAGCCCGAGAAGTACTCCATCGAGGAGTGCAAGGAGCGCGGTAAGACCTACGCGGCCCCGCTCTACGTCGAGGCTGAGTTCATGAACCACCTCACGGGTGAGATCAAGACCCAGACGGTCTTCATGGGCGACTTCCCGCTGCAGACCGACAAGGGCACGTTCATCATCAACGGCTCCGAGCGCGTCGTCGTCTCGCAGCTCGTGCGCTCGCCGGGTGTCTACTTCGACAAGACCCCCGACAAGACGTCCGACAAGGACATCGTCTCGGCGCGCGTCATCCCGAGCCGCGGTGCCTGGCTCGAGTTCGAGATCGACAAGCGCGACCAGGTCGGCGTCCGCGTCGACCGCAAGCGCAAGCAGTCCGTCACGGTCTTCCTCAAGGCGCTGGGCATGACCAGCGAGGAGATCCTCGCGGAGTTCGCCGGCTACACCTCGATCGAGGAGACGCTCGCGAAGGACACGATCGTCACCAAGGAAGACGCGCTGCGCGACATCTACCGCAAGCTGCGTCCGGGCGAGCAGGTGGCCGCCGAGGCCGCCCGCGCGCTGCTCGACAACTTCTACTTCAACCCGAAGCGCTACGACCTCGCCAAGGTCGGCCGGTACAAGATCAACCACAAGCTGGGTCTCGACACCCCGCTGACGGAGTCGGTGCTGACGGTGCAGGACATCGTCGCCACGATCAAGTACCTCGTGCGTCTGCACGCGGGCACCGAGGAGACCTTCGAGGGCATCCGCGGCGGCAAGAAGACCGAGATCCGCCTCGCGACCGACGACATCGACAACTTCGGCAACCGTCGCATCCGCGCGGTCGGCGAGCTGATCCAGAACCAGGTCCGCACGGGTCTGTCCCGCATGGAGCGCGTCGTCCGCGAGCGCATGACCACGCAGGACATCGAGGCCATCACGCCGCAGACCCTGATCAACGTGCGCCCCGTCGTCGCCGCGATCAAGGAGTTCTTCGGAACCTCGCAGCTGTCGCAGTTCATGGACCAGAACAACCCGCTCGCGGGTCTGACCAACAAGCGCCGTCTGTCGGCTCTGGGCCCCGGTGGTCTGAGCCGTGACCGCGCCGGCGTCGAGGTCCGTGACGTCCACCCCTCGCACTACGGCCGCATGTGCCCGATCGAGACGCCGGAAGGCCCGAACATCGGTCTGATCGGTGCGCTCGCGACCTTCGCGCGCATCAACTCGTTCGGCTTCATCGAGACCCCGTATCGCAAGGTCGTCGACGGTGTCGTGACCGACCAGATCGACTACCTGACCGCCTCCGAGGAGGTCGACTTCAACATCGCGCAGGCCAACGCGCCGCTCGATGCGAAGGGTCGCTTCCGCGAGAGCCACGTGCTCGCGCGCCCCAAGGGCGGTAGCGGTGAGGTCGACCTGTTCCTCCCGGAGGAGATCGGCTACATCGACGTCTCGCCGCGCCAGATGGTGTCGGTCGCGACCTCGCTCGTGCCCTTCCTCGAGCACGACGACGCGCAGCGCGCGCTCATGGGCGCCAACATGCAGCGTCAGGCCGTGCCGCTGCTCCGCAGCGACTCGCCGCTCGTCGGAACCGGTATGGAGGGCTACACCGCCATCGACGCCGGTGACGTGATCACCGCCGAGAAGGCCGGTGTCGTCTCCGAGGTCTCCGCGGACCGCGTCGTCGTCATGCTCGACGAGGGCGGCACGCAGGAGTACCACCTGCGCAAGTTCGACCGCTCGAACCAGGGCACGTCCTACAACCAGAAGGTCGTCGTCTCGGCCGGTGAGCGCGTCGAGGTCGGAGAGGTCATCGCCGATGGCCCCGCCACCGAGAACGGCGAGCTGGCCCTCGGGAAGAACCTCCTCGTCGCGTTCATGACGTGGGAGGGCTACAACTTCGAGGACGCCATCATCCTGAGCCAGGATCTGGTGAAGGACGACACCCTCTCGTCGATCCACATCGAGGAGTACGAGGTCGACGCCCGCGACACGAAGCTCGGCAAGGAGGAGATCACCCGTGACCTCCCCAACGTCAGCCCGGAGCTGCTGAAGGACCTCGACGAGCGCGGCATCATCCGCATCGGCGCCGAGGTCCGCCCCGGCGACATCCTCGTCGGCAAGGTCACGCCGAAGGGTGAGACCGAGCTGTCGGCCGAGGAGCGCCTGCTCCGCGCGATCTTCAACGAGAAGAGCCGCGAGGTCCGCGACACGTCGCTGAAGGTGCCCCACGGTGAGCAGGGCACGATCATCGCGGTCAAGGAGTTCAACGCCGAGGACGGCGACGACGAGCTCGGCTCCGGCGTGAACCGCCGCGTCGTGGTCTACATCGCCCAGAAGCGCAAGATCACCGAGGGCGACAAGCTCGCCGGCCGCCACGGCAACAAGGGTGTCATCGCGAAGATCCTGCCCGTCGAGGACATGCCGTTCCTCGCGGACGGCACCCCGGTGGACATCGTCCTCAACCCGCTCGGCATCCCGGGTCGAATGAACTTCGGCCAGGTCCTCGAGACCCACCTCGGGTGGATCGCGAAGCAGGGCTGGAAGGTCGAGGGCACCCCGGAGTGGGCCGCCAAGCTGCCGCAGCAGGCCTTCGAGGCCGCGCCCGGCACCAAGGTCGCCACCCCGGTGTTCGACGGTGCCAGCGAGGAGGAGATCTCCGGTCTGCTCGACTCGACGCTCCCGACCCGTGACGGCCTCCGCCTGATCGACTCGAGCGGGAAGACGCAGCTGTTCGACGGCCGCTCCGGCGAGCCGTTCCCGGCGCCGATCTCCGTGGGCTACATGTACATCCTGAAGCTCCACCACCTGGTGGACGACAAGATCCACGCCCGCTCCACCGGTCCGTACTCGATGATCACCCAGCAGCCGCTCGGTGGTAAGGCGCAGTTCGGTGGACAGCGCTTCGGTGAGATGGAGGTGTGGGCCCTCGAGGCCTACGGTGCGGCGTACGCCCTCCAGGAGCTCCTCACGATCAAGTCCGACGACATCCTCGGCCGCGTCAAGGTGTACGAGGCCATCGTCAAGGGCGAGAACATCCAGGAGCCCGGCATCCCCGAGTCGTTCAAGGTGCTCATGAAGGAGATGCAGTCGCTCTGCCTGAACGTCGAGGTCCTCTCGGCCGACGGCACGCTGGTCAACCTCCGCGACACCGACGACGAGGCGTTCCGCGCCGCAGAGGAACTCGGTATCAACATCTCCAGCCGCTTCGAGGCCGCCTCGATCGACGAGATCTAA
- a CDS encoding ABC transporter permease: MSIALPPAQGPSAESGGSIDTVAIAQADLKDGGGGFWRDVFRRLRRNPTAWIGAVIVLLFLLVAVLAPVLAPYPETALPGAKEITPTHIPGPGELPQFPLGLDRFGGDVLSKLIWGAQASLLIGVVSTAMGLVGGMILGLIAGTFGGWVDTVIMRVVDIILSVPNLLLAVSIAAILGQTPYAVMIAIGASQVPIFARLLRASMLQQRSSDYVLSAQTLGLGRGRITMSHVLPNAIGPVIVQGTLTLATAVIDAAALSFLGLGGGRPETAEWGRMLTYAQSELAIAPWLAFFPGICIAVTALGFTLLGEALREAMDPRTRAR, from the coding sequence ATGAGCATCGCCCTCCCTCCCGCACAGGGGCCGTCCGCCGAGAGCGGCGGCAGCATCGACACCGTCGCGATCGCCCAGGCCGACCTCAAGGACGGCGGCGGCGGTTTCTGGCGCGACGTCTTCCGCCGGCTCCGGCGCAACCCGACGGCGTGGATCGGCGCCGTCATCGTGCTCCTCTTCCTCCTCGTCGCGGTGCTCGCGCCGGTCCTCGCTCCCTACCCGGAGACCGCGCTCCCGGGGGCGAAGGAGATCACGCCCACGCACATCCCGGGCCCGGGGGAGCTGCCGCAGTTCCCCCTCGGCCTCGACCGCTTCGGCGGCGACGTGCTCTCCAAGCTCATCTGGGGCGCCCAGGCATCGCTGCTGATCGGCGTCGTCTCCACCGCGATGGGACTCGTCGGCGGGATGATCCTCGGCCTCATCGCCGGCACGTTCGGCGGCTGGGTCGACACCGTCATCATGCGCGTGGTCGACATCATCCTCTCGGTGCCGAACCTCCTGCTGGCGGTGTCGATCGCCGCGATCCTCGGACAGACGCCGTACGCCGTGATGATCGCCATCGGGGCCTCGCAGGTGCCGATCTTCGCGCGACTGCTGCGGGCGTCGATGCTCCAGCAGCGCTCCAGCGACTACGTGCTCTCGGCGCAGACACTCGGCCTCGGCCGCGGACGCATCACGATGTCGCACGTGCTGCCGAACGCGATCGGGCCGGTCATCGTCCAGGGCACGCTCACCCTCGCCACCGCCGTGATCGACGCCGCCGCGCTGTCGTTCCTCGGCCTCGGCGGCGGGCGCCCGGAGACGGCGGAGTGGGGACGCATGCTCACCTATGCCCAGTCCGAGCTCGCCATCGCGCCGTGGCTGGCGTTCTTCCCCGGCATCTGCATCGCCGTCACCGCACTCGGGTTCACCCTGCTCGGTGAGGCGCTGCGCGAAGCCATGGACCCGAGGACGAGGGCACGATGA
- a CDS encoding ABC transporter permease, whose product MLRTIGRRLLFLIPTLFGLSILLFAWVRALPGGPAVALLGEKATPEAIARVNELYGFNKPLIEQYFIWITRLLQGDFGTSIQTNRPVTEEFLRRFPATIELSVAALIFAIGVGIPLGYWAARRHGKFTDHASVVLSLIGITIPVFFLAFILKYVFAVQLGWLPSDGRQNPRIDATHPTGFYVWDGIITGEFDAAWDAILHLILPALALGTIPLAIIVRITRASVLEVQNADYVRTGRAKGVGSATLRNRFILRNAMLPVITTIGLQTGLLISGAVLTETVFAFPGIGSFLARAIFTRDFPVLQGFIIFIAIAYALINLAVDVSYSFIDPRVRVQ is encoded by the coding sequence GTGCTGCGCACCATCGGCAGGCGACTGCTGTTCCTCATCCCTACCCTGTTCGGGCTCAGCATCCTGCTGTTCGCCTGGGTCAGGGCCCTCCCCGGCGGCCCTGCGGTCGCCCTCCTCGGCGAGAAGGCCACGCCGGAGGCCATCGCCAGGGTCAACGAGCTGTACGGCTTCAACAAGCCCCTGATCGAGCAGTACTTCATCTGGATCACCCGGCTGCTGCAGGGCGACTTCGGCACCTCCATCCAGACCAACCGGCCGGTCACGGAGGAGTTCCTCCGCCGATTCCCGGCGACGATCGAGCTGAGCGTCGCGGCGCTCATCTTCGCGATCGGTGTCGGCATCCCGCTCGGCTACTGGGCGGCCCGCCGCCACGGCAAGTTCACCGACCACGCGTCGGTCGTGCTGAGCCTGATCGGCATCACCATCCCGGTCTTCTTCCTGGCCTTCATCCTCAAGTACGTCTTCGCCGTGCAGCTGGGCTGGCTGCCGTCGGACGGTCGGCAGAACCCCCGGATCGATGCGACCCATCCCACCGGCTTCTACGTCTGGGACGGCATCATCACGGGGGAGTTCGACGCCGCGTGGGATGCCATCCTCCACCTCATCCTCCCGGCGCTCGCCCTGGGCACCATCCCGCTCGCGATCATCGTCCGCATCACCAGAGCGAGCGTCCTGGAAGTCCAGAACGCCGACTACGTGCGCACGGGGCGGGCGAAGGGCGTCGGCTCCGCGACGCTGCGCAACCGGTTCATCCTCCGCAACGCGATGCTCCCCGTCATCACGACGATCGGTCTGCAGACCGGATTGCTGATCTCCGGGGCGGTGCTCACCGAGACGGTGTTCGCCTTCCCCGGCATCGGGTCGTTCCTCGCGCGGGCGATCTTCACGCGCGACTTCCCGGTGCTGCAGGGGTTCATCATCTTCATCGCGATCGCCTACGCCCTCATCAACCTGGCCGTGGACGTGTCGTACAGCTTCATCGATCCGAGAGTGAGGGTGCAGTGA
- a CDS encoding ABC transporter ATP-binding protein yields the protein MITRDEGAVRAAKENRMADEPLLSVEGLAVDFATMDGVVHAVEGVDLEIRPGETVAIVGESGSGKSTTAMAIIGLLAGGGKVAAGSIKLDGRDISRASESELRTIRGRDIGLVPQDPMSNLNPVAKIGTQVAETLLAHGLATRQNVQAKVVEALSAAGLPDPERRAKQYPHEFSGGMRQRALIAIGLACKPRLLIADEPTSALDVTVQQTILDQIGEMTRELGTAVLLITHDLGLAAERAERVIVMHRGKVVEQGPARRILEDPQHPYTQSLVKAAPSVAVARLRPEAFVRDASTGSATQEAPSAGSATQEGASTGSATQEGASTGSATHQGPGSLSSSKGNIVEIENLTKVYPVRGKHEDFVAVDDVSLAIPRGETVAIVGESGSGKTTTARMLLKVIEPTSGLIRYEGKDISTLSRAETKDFRQRVQPIFQDPYSSLNPMFTIERLIAEPLEFYKRGRGADRRKRVRQLLDDVALPQSMLRRYPSELSGGQRQRVAIARALALSPDLIVCDEPVSALDVLVQDQILRLLGDLQREYGLSYLFISHDLAVVRLISDYVCVMKDGKLVEAASSEEIFTNPRDPYTRRLLASIPGNELNIAS from the coding sequence ATGATCACCCGCGACGAAGGCGCCGTGCGCGCCGCGAAGGAGAACCGCATGGCGGACGAGCCCCTGCTGTCGGTCGAGGGCCTGGCGGTGGACTTCGCCACCATGGACGGCGTCGTGCACGCGGTCGAGGGCGTCGACCTGGAGATCCGGCCCGGCGAGACCGTGGCGATCGTCGGCGAGTCCGGATCGGGCAAGTCGACGACCGCGATGGCGATCATCGGTCTGCTCGCGGGCGGCGGGAAGGTGGCGGCCGGGAGCATCAAGCTCGACGGGCGGGACATCTCCCGCGCCTCCGAGAGCGAGCTGCGCACCATCCGCGGCCGGGACATCGGCCTCGTCCCGCAGGATCCCATGTCCAACCTGAACCCGGTCGCCAAGATCGGCACCCAGGTCGCCGAGACGCTGCTCGCGCACGGCCTCGCCACGCGGCAGAACGTGCAGGCCAAGGTCGTCGAAGCGCTTTCGGCCGCCGGTCTGCCGGATCCGGAGCGTCGGGCGAAGCAGTACCCGCACGAGTTCTCCGGCGGCATGCGGCAGCGGGCGCTCATCGCCATCGGGCTGGCGTGCAAGCCGCGGCTGCTCATCGCGGACGAGCCGACGAGTGCTCTGGACGTGACGGTGCAGCAGACCATCCTCGATCAGATCGGGGAGATGACGAGGGAGCTGGGCACCGCCGTGCTCCTCATCACGCACGACCTCGGACTCGCCGCGGAGCGGGCCGAGCGGGTGATCGTGATGCACCGCGGCAAGGTCGTCGAGCAGGGACCGGCGCGTCGGATCCTCGAGGATCCGCAGCACCCGTACACCCAGTCGCTCGTGAAGGCCGCGCCGTCGGTCGCGGTGGCCCGCCTGCGTCCGGAGGCCTTCGTCCGCGACGCTTCGACAGGCTCGGCGACCCAGGAGGCCCCTTCGGCAGGCTCAGCGACCCAGGAGGGCGCTTCGACAGGCTCGGCGACCCAGGAGGGCGCTTCGACAGGCTCAGCGACCCATCAGGGGCCCGGGTCCCTGAGCTCGTCGAAGGGCAACATCGTCGAGATCGAGAACCTCACCAAGGTGTATCCGGTGCGCGGCAAGCATGAGGACTTCGTGGCCGTCGACGACGTCTCGCTCGCGATCCCGCGCGGGGAGACCGTCGCGATCGTGGGGGAGTCCGGATCGGGCAAGACCACGACCGCGCGCATGCTCCTCAAGGTGATCGAACCCACGAGCGGCCTCATCCGCTACGAGGGCAAGGACATCTCGACGCTGAGCCGCGCGGAGACGAAGGACTTCCGTCAGCGGGTGCAGCCGATCTTCCAGGATCCGTACTCCAGCCTGAATCCGATGTTCACGATCGAGCGCCTGATCGCCGAGCCGCTGGAGTTCTACAAGCGGGGGAGAGGGGCGGACCGGCGCAAGCGCGTGCGGCAGCTCCTGGACGACGTCGCCCTGCCGCAGTCGATGCTCCGGCGCTACCCCTCCGAGCTCTCCGGCGGGCAGCGACAGCGGGTGGCGATCGCTCGGGCGCTGGCCCTGTCGCCGGATCTCATCGTGTGCGACGAGCCCGTGTCCGCGCTCGACGTGCTCGTGCAGGATCAGATCCTCCGGCTGCTGGGCGACCTGCAGCGCGAGTACGGGCTGAGCTACCTGTTCATCTCGCACGACCTCGCGGTCGTGCGGCTCATCAGCGACTACGTGTGCGTGATGAAGGACGGGAAGCTCGTGGAGGCCGCGTCGTCGGAGGAGATCTTCACGAACCCCCGCGACCCCTATACGCGGCGCCTCCTCGCCTCGATCCCCGGCAACGAACTCAACATCGCGTCCTGA